Part of the Nicotiana sylvestris chromosome 5, ASM39365v2, whole genome shotgun sequence genome is shown below.
ATTAAATGTTTGATTTACTCATATTTAAACTATCATAAAGAAATTTATGTAGTTCACATCAAACACGTCCTACATGTATGGGACTTAGTTTATACTTTAGACTAGTTGTTTCCTCAATTTATTTATTGTAATACTATTTCTTATAGAAAATTAGAACAGCAGAGGCCTGTCTTCAATTTTATACAAGAGAAATTTAATCACCATTTCTCTTTTAAGTTTTCTCAAATTCTTTATGATCGTATAACTATACGCTAATTAACGGTAAAAATTGCAAATATActcatattttaaaattatttaacctATACCCTAATTTTGATAATTTTAGATGTCTGCTCTTCTTCCTTCTGACTTACGCGTTCCTTTCTCCCTCCTcatcttttcccctttttcttcttttctctctcaaaCACATGAGACTTTGTGTAAATATTATTGATTGGATATGAAATAAACAATGATCTAGCAGTAGGGTATGAGCTTTGAATTAAAGTTACCATTAAAGGAACTTGAAAAGTCAAATCAATAATTGAGATGTTGAAGATCTAATCTTGAAATCATCTGGGCATTTAAATATAAAACTTTAGGTTTGTTAAATCAAAATTATTTGACTGAAATCCTTGGACCTGCATTCCTTGTTGGAAACGTGGTTGAGCATTGTCCGGGACCATGAAACTTGAAGAAGCATCCAGAGCTCAATTTGTCTAAAATTTGCACTTTGAAGTAAAGTTTTTCCGATTACCTTTGCAAGTTAGGCCAAACTTCAGGTGAAAATATTTTGAAGTTTTGCTTTAATAAGGTCACATTTCTGACGTTCAACTTCAGACATACACAATTGAACTGAAGTTTGCATGATTGCCTTTGCAAGTCAGGCCAAACTTCAAGCAAAAATATATGAAGTTTTGCTTTGATATGGCTATACTTCAAGCAAAAAATTCTGAAGTTCAAACTTCAGACATAATTTTTTTTCTGCTTCAGGCCCGTATATCTGAAGTTACCCGAAAAGTGAATACACTTGTAATTTTTTGTGCAAAGCGGGTATAAGTTCAATAGTAACCCAAAAACTAGGTATATATAGATGTAAATTCCCCTAATTAATGTGAGCTTAATTTAAAGGTATTAATTGGGTCGGGCCGACCCACTAACAACCCGATTCAGCCTAGTCCGGGAAGGCGTGGGACGGGTTGGGTAGGGTGGTTATGCCGGACGGGGTCGGGCCTTTTTTGGCTATCGGTGCACTGGAACCCAGCTAGCTCGGTAACCCGTTCGAGGATTTTAATTTAATCGTGTTCCAGCCCGGTTTAAGTTGTAAATTtacttatttttttaattttgacaGTTCCCAACGgtcaaaataaaaaatgattGTTGGGCAACAACCATTTTTTACACTTTTAGCCATTTCGGCCTATCCCCTTACTAAAATAACCTTTCACCCCCTAATAATTGATAAATTACATTTTTAGCCTTTTTAAAACTATAAATAgcctcatcttcttcattttttctcatAACTTTCTCCCTTCTTCTACTTCAATTCCCTCTTGATTATTGAATTGCTTATTGCTCTCAAATTCTCAATTAGTTAATATTTCAAGTTTTATCAATTATTTACGGTAGCCACTATAAAATTACAGTTATCAAGTGAATTGTGGTTACCATTTTGTTAGGTTCAAGTTGAATCATGTTTTGTGCTTCTAGAGTGTGCTCATATATTTGGGAACACTTTGAgctggtagaagaaaatgaagaagttcgcAAAGTAGAGTGCCAAAACTGTGGTCGAGTCTTTAATGTTCATCGAAAGTGAGAGGGCACAACtagtttaaggaggcatatcaAGGGTTGTCTTGAGTGTCCTCTAGGAATTcgtatttaagttgatttgagataatttgtgttattttgaatttgttaAGCTTATTtaagcttaatgtgttagtttaTTAGGCaagttaatttgaagtattattatgcAATGATAAACATAAAATAAAAGCCATTGAAGTTTGATCCTTACATATTgctcttattaaataattttatgtagccacttaatttcaaatttcaaatttcaaatttaaaacttaaACTTTAAAGTTTAAAAGTTTAATTTTATGCCTTAAAatactttttttattatttaaaagtttGCAAACACTAAAGTATCAATTACATTAAATAAGAAAACAtaatacacacacacaaaaaaaaaaagaaccaaaaaaacaaaattaacctGGCCCAGTCCGGACCCGATAAACCCGAACACGGACGGGCCCAATAAAACTTGGAATATCCTAGCCTACTACCAGTCTGGAATCCCATCCCACTAACCCCCGCCCCACTAACCGGATGAGCTATTTTTCTCATGTCCAGCCCGATCCGACCCATCCGGTAAACACTTTTAGCTTAATTAAAGTGGCAAGGAATGACCTTTGCAATATGAAAGTCATACCTTTTATTCAATCTTAACAAAAAGTCAATAATCATTAAAtgatccacaataagtgaccattttatttttttattttggtccaaaataagtgtccatttatataatcaagaaagaattcaatttgtttttacaaaattaccTTTATGTATATATCCgtaaaaagttttcttactcctaacattaaatatttaattaagggtagtttagtcatactaagtatttttgtatagaatttagtattttcttaagagaaattttcataaagcactatcttttaggtgtaattagccatttatagatacattttgctatattacgtgttatagataccttttatgtggttatacCATGTATTTGATATATGTAAGatattgtattcattaatacaatagcaaaaatatgCGTGAAAAAGGGAATTCCAGCTAAGGTTGATATGTATTCGACAGTATTCACGCGGCCTTATTGTGAATACAGTAATGTATTTGCGTAAAACCTGGAAGGTTGAACTtgttaaaaatggaaaggaaatcaaatcaccggctattctcctaatttaactcaacgaaCAAAAACTATTACCCATTAATCTGTATTCTTCCATTCACGATTCAACAAGAAAATACAACATCTGGAATTTTACTTCTCCCTTTTCTCTGTTCCCTGTTCTCAATTCAACTACGGAAAAGTACGAATGATACAATTGTATACAAAATACGGTATAATTCCATTATACATATGGCAAGTTTAACAGTGTTGTTGCGTCATTCTGGCAAGTGGAACGATGAGAGCAATTACGTCAATTTTTCAATTGAGGGAGTACTGATAAAGGAGTGTGTGTCGTATAATAATTTGGTTGCTTCAATTTCTAATCAACTGGGCATAGATTTGAGCACAAAGTCCATTAAAATTCAACACAAAGTAGAAGGGACTAGCACGCCAATGAAAATACACAATGACATGGGTTATAGGGTGTATGTAGAGTtgaaaaaagagaacagagaattcGGGATGTATCCTTTGTGCATAACAATGATTGAAAAAGAACTTGTATCCGGTGGTAATTTAAGTCAAGGCGATATTGTGCAAATAGACGAATCACTTTAAAGGTATGATTCCAGTACAAATGACACGCTTGCTCTAGATTTTGTCAATTCAGGAGAAGCAATTGGGGTGTTTGAACTGAACAAGGATTTGATAATTTCAAAAACTAATCAAAGGGAGGTTATTGTTGGACAAGTATATAAGGATAAGGCTACATTGAAAGAGGTGATGGAGAATTATGCTATATCTAAAGGTTTTAATTCCGGGTTGATAGGTTTAATGCTGTCAGGTTTGCGTgtatttaatatttattttttgtattttgtatatttGGTTGGAGCTGTAAGTTAAACGTTGATGTATTTATGCGTGTTTGTGGATTTCCACTTGATCATCACTGATGTGTTTAACATATGTTTGTTTATGGTCTTTAAATacatgtattcatatgtattttacTGGTATAATTACATTACAGTGTCTTTAATTATTTTCGTATTTTGTTTACTGTCCTTTTTAAGTGTATGCATATAACAATAATTGtattcattgtatttcaatgcaTATAACTATAATTGAATTCAGTTGtataataatttttatatatagatGTCAGAATGTATTCATGTCAGATTGTATTCATGTGTATATGAGTGCATTTTTTGTAAACATTTATGCTAATCATATGTATTATGATTAATTCTTTGCACCTATGCATTATTATTTATGTCAGAAGATTGTGAATGGAGGTTTAAGGCTTCAAGCATTAACAAATCATAACTATTCAAAGTGAGAGATTTCATTGACAACCATACATGTCTGCTGAAGGACAAGGTGTATGAGCAGCGACAGGCAAGTAGCAGCCTCATAGGTGGTATGATTGGGTCTAAGCTTACTAATCATAAGAGGAAATGCACCCCAAAggatattattgatgatgtgaaatCAGATTTAGGTGTAGATGTTAGCTACATGTTGGCGTGAAGGGCTAAAGAAAAGACAATGAATTTTTTGAGAGGTGAATAAGTTGATTCATACAAAAAATTACCAAGATACTTATATACAATGGATATGACATATCCAGGTTCCCACATCAAAATggtaaaatcgcccaaaaatgaattcatgtacgtgtatatatatttgtatgcATTTATAAAGGGGTTTGATCATTGTAGACCCATTGTTGTTGTGGATGGAAGTCACCTAAAATCTTACTACACCGGGATATTCATTTTGGCAAGCATGTTGGATGGTGCAGGTGAGTATGTGAATTATAATAAACTCTGTTAATATTTTTAAGATTGAAATacatgttttaaaaatatgtaTTCAATTGTCTTTACAGGTCATATATTACCACTAGCATATGGTGTTATTGATTCAGAGAACGATACTGCTTGGAcgtggttctttgagcaattcaagatagCATACGGTGACAGGGAAAACATGTGCATCGTTTCAGATAAAAATGTGAGTATCATTAAATCTGTATCAAGAGTGCATCCAGATGTACCGCATTTTGATTGTATATGACATCTATGGAACAATGTATATAAGAAATTCAAAAAGAGCCATGCAAAGTTGAGCGAGATATACTTCTCGATGGCAAAAGCATACACACAAGCTGAATTTGACAGTCTAATGGAGAAGGTGGAGAAGGTAGATATTAGGGTGAAAGAATACTTGGAGTTAGATGGATACGAAAAGTGGGCTAGGTTGTTTGCACCTGTTAACAGAGGATGGACCATGGCGTCAAATATTGCTGAGTCAATCAATGTCGCACCAGTGTCAGCAAGGGAATTGCCAATATACGACTTCCTCGAAGAAGTTAGGAAGATGTTTGGACGTTGAAATTGTAGTAACTGCAAAGAAGCTACACAGACATACGCAATGCTTGGAAAAAAATACCAGGAGATGCTGACTTTGAATGAGGCAATGTCTACACGCATGACTGTAAGTTTTATTTAAATGTCATTGTATTATATAGCttaattattttctgaaataactggcatgaatacaactgaataaaGCACATTTTTCATAATACAACTTACATGAATACAACTAAATTCAACTGCATACAACACATATTTCATAGTAAAActgacatgaatacatatgaatacaactaaatacattCTGCAAAAATCAACTGGAGTAAGATATCATTGATAGAGATATATGTACTAATATACTACATACACATACAAGAAATAAAGACATTGCAATTAGAATAAAACACTGATGGAAACTTTGAAAATCcttataaatataactataagaataCATCAGAATACAATTGACAAATCTGTATTATACAAAAAATTTTATATAGACGTATTGTCATGTCGTAGCCTTCTAATATTTTTGTTACACTTCAGTTGCCTGAAGTCTAGCAGATTTTTGATGTATGCCATTGTATTCATAAGCTAAGATGTAATTATAGTTTATAGTCTGTCGGTCTAAATATATGATGTATTCTTTTGTGTTCAAATAttttagttgtatttaactgagtAATTCAGCACTATACATATGGTAATTCCGTTATATGTACTCAAAACTTATAGATCTATGTTTAAATGTAGGTGGTACCATTAACTGAATACTTACATACGGTTAACGATGGAGGGAGGCATTACATTGTCTGCCTGTTAGAGAGAAAATGTGTTTGTGGGAGGTTCAAGTTGATGAATTACCATGCCCACATGCTTGGGCTGTATTGAAGAGCAAATTTCTAATGCCAGAAGAATATTGCTCTAACTATTACAAACCAAATTCTGTTGTAATGACATATGATGTGCATGTGTATCCGCTGCCAGACAGAAATGACTGGAATATACCAGCACATATTGCAGAGGAGGTTGTATTACCACCCAAATGGAAAAGACCTCCTGGAAGGCCAAAGAAGAAGCGTGATAAACCTTTAAGTGAATTGCTACAGCCAAAAAATCAACATTCATGTAGCATATGTAGGCAGGGAGGACATAACAAGCGAACACGTAGAAATGCTCCACTTAGGATTTAGTTAACACTCTGACATGTATTAGTGCTCCAACGATTTGTCATTACTTATGATGATATTGTCAAGTAATAAATTCTGAAATGCCTTTCGTGAATAGATTCTAGATACATTTAGTTGTAGTATTGTGttgaatacaatcgaatacaaCCTTGTCCACATATACTTTGACAATTTATTATAGACAGTGCCTGAGTTATATACATAACTAGTCAAAATACATCGGAATACAACTATATACTCAGCTATAAGATAACAAATTCAATAAATACATATAACCTGATTAGATTCTGGATACATTTAGTTGCAGTATTGTGttgaatacaatcgaatacaaCCTTTTTCACATATACTTAAACATACAATTATAGACAGTGTCTGAGTTGAATATACATAATTAGTCAGAATACATCTGTATACTCAGCTATAATATAACAATTTCAATAAATACGTATAACCTGTTCAATATACATACAGTTTCTGACTTTGATATACAAGCTAAGTGATTGAATATTAATACATACTTATATCCTGTAAGATACATATGAATATAAACTGAAGATTAAGCATGAATACTTATGAACAAAATAATGAAACATAGATTGAAAAGTTGCAATTGTCATACATGAACACAATTGATAAAGTgattaaaacatggttttttctAACTGAATACCATCTTCACCAAAAAACTATTCAAAAAATAGTATTCACCTAAAAACAACATTCCAAAACTACATTCACCTAAAGCTACTCTAACACTATCTGCAACTTTGAATCTGACTCCGTGATTTGCGTAGCAATCTTTGAGGGTGCTTCATTCTCGCTTATGGCATCAGCGTCTATCTTCTGCATAGTATAGTCCCAGAGGAGATCACCATATCTTCAACGGAGTAGATTGGAATCAAATGTTGTTTGTAGAATCTCACCAAGAGTGCTCAGAAACTCTACGTATGCCGCAACATGCACCCCACAATCCCTAAAAAATGTTGATtgaaacaattaaaaataattcaTACAATTAGATTTTGAAAATGATACAAGAATGATGATTGAATACATACATGCTCCCAACTTTCTGTTGAGGCAGATTTGATATgaaaacaatttcaaaaggatCAGTATATGACTTGTTAGTGTATGCTGAGTAAGTAAATCAATCTATGCCTTGACTATCTCTATAAAAGCCACTGATTGATAGATACAGAGGTACAAGCTTAGCTAGCTTATCTATCTCAGAAGCTACATAGGCATCATGACCTGCAAATCTGTACGAGTCATACACTTTGATACATCTCTCCTTGAATGAGACAACAGCCAATGTCTAGTATAGTTTGTCTTTTAAGTTGACTGGTATCAAGACATTGTCACCAGTTTGCCAAGGTACATTAGCTAGCAATCTGTAACCCCTTATGTACTCATATACCACATCCCCTTCTTTGGCTACATTAGCATTACTATCTGTATCAGCATACCTGTCGAAGATTTCAGCGATTCTTGTCTTGAATATACAATCAACAGTTGTATACttgaagttgcttgtttggttgtGCTTTCCCTTCTTTCTCAGATAGTAGAATATGACGTCAATATGATATACACAAATTTAATTACATAGTGTTAGTAGTAGAATATGACGTCAATATGCTATACACAAATTTAATTACATAGTGTTAGTCCAATTAATCAAactaaggaaaaaaaaagaatatgacAAGTGAAAGCTCAGTTAAATACATCACAGAGATTCAAgaataatacatctgaatacagaaaaatacatctgaatacactGTCTTACAACAGATATTCAAGAACAAAGAGGCAATTAAGTACATCATAGAGATTCAGTTAAATACATCTGATATTTACAACTACCCATTAATGTTAAAATATATTTGAATacatttaaatacatgttgttatTCAAGACTAATGAgttaattaaatacatattatTGTAATACATCTGTTAGTTACAACTACTGATAACTTTGAAAATACATTAGAAATACATTAAAATACAGCAGTTCTTTAGGAAATAATGATGTCATTAAATACATCACATAGATTCAGttaaaaatatgttgcattctcagctaataaaaattattaaaatacatctgaatacaatTAAATACAGCAGATTTATTAGTAACATCTGCATACAATTGAGTACATCAAAGTAATGTAAGACAAATTTAGGTTAGAGCTCAATTTGTGAATTATACAATTAGACAAAAACCAATACTAAAGAAATGAATTATAGTGGAGTTGGAAGGGGTAAAAGTTACATTATCATCCCATAGTTTACCGTCAAACAATAGAAGGTAAAATCAATTTTTTGAATTGACTTGATCAACTCCAAAATCCAATGGTATATGAAGTGTAGACTTATTCTTCTTATAATGGTCTTCCAAATTACTTCTACAAGTATGATATAAAAAAGGAATTATatccatttttaaaaatataaatacgtAATAGACATACCGGAAAAAAACTCACTTCTGCTCATGTCTAGCAAGAAGACCATCACGAACCTATTTGTCGTATTCCTGAATGATTAATGTAGGGTGCGGCCCCATTATTGAATCATCGTCAAATGGGTTACTGAGGTACCTGTTGTTCATTGAATTCATGTATAGGGAGTTTTAGTTATAAAAACCATGGGGAAGTAGATAATTAGTTTATAAAACACTAACCTGCAGAGTCGAAGTTAAACTCGTAAGGCGAAGAATATCATTTACTTGATCGCCGATTCCTATGAGAAGGTACTGGGGTTGATGCAACTTTTTTTGCACTGTTGTGTATCACAATTCTAGTTTCTGGAATTTGACTGGGAAGAAACTTGTCGTCCAGCTCAAATTGAGATACATAGTAATTTGTACATACACCCTCTTGGCCTATAGGTGGTAAGTTGCACGGTACCTCTGATATAGTATTCACCTCCACTCTTGACTCCACACAAAGAGCATTAACCACTGCATTCTGTTAGTCTTATGCATCATTGTTAGAAGTATGTTCAATAAATACATCTGAATACTTGTCTTAagaatacatctgaatacatgtTAGAAGTATGTTCAATGAATCTCCTTAagaatacatctgaatacatttAACTACATTATACATTCTAGGCAAAATGTAAATGTGTCTAACTGGAAGTTATAACATTACTATATAGAGGAAGTTAAATGAATACAAATATCATGTtgtaatatatataaatacattaCAACAGAAATACAGATGCATATAGTTATGTATGTACAACATGCGAAGTGCACAATAATTATGTAGAAATAAAGTCAGGAAAATACAAATGCATATAGGATTAAGAtaatttaaaatactaaattattCTATATATACTTGTATTTCACAATATGAGCAAACAGGAGATCTAAACATGTACTAAAGAGGTTAAAAAATATTAAACCTCAATATTATCGCCGACTAGTGTATCAGTCTGTCTGTGACCTTTTGGAATATCTTGCAAGTTGGCTTCATATGGTATTTCAATACCATCATCACGTGTCCATATGGTTTCCTTTCTCTGGTGTAAGCTTTCTTTTTGTTGATTGTGTTGAAGATGGTCAGGAAGAATTTTAAAGTTATCAGTGATCAATGATCTCAGAGACTTGAACTCGCCCACAACCTTAGCAAGACAGAAATAATTAGAAAGGTGCATTTGTACACATACGAATGTTAAGCACTAAACTGTAATGTTTAATGTGATAAAAAATTCACGTATTCTTTGAATGAATTTAGGTCTTTcctcaaagaagatacttcatcATTTTTGGAATCTGCCAGCTGATTGTGATGCAAAACATTTTGTGCAATTTCAAATACACCAACTGGA
Proteins encoded:
- the LOC104210153 gene encoding uncharacterized protein, producing MCLWEVQVDELPCPHAWAVLKSKFLMPEEYCSNYYKPNSVVMTYDVHVYPLPDRNDWNIPAHIAEEVVLPPKWKRPPGRPKKKRDKPLSELLQPKNQHSCSICRQGGHNKRTRRNAPLRI